Proteins encoded in a region of the Mucilaginibacter sabulilitoris genome:
- a CDS encoding outer membrane protein assembly factor BamD, which yields MFKKQLTLLASVLALLIITLGSCKSKYEKLKASNDYAKKYQEAIKYYNQKDYNKALGLFEVLVERYRGRAEAEDLFYYYAFTNYKLKDYTSARYHFKQFADTYPSSTRAEECRFFSAYCYYLDSPIYSLDQDNTLKAIEALQLFINLYPKSDRVAEASKLIQNLRDKLETKAYANAKLYLTIGDYQSAVIAFNNALRDYPDTKYGEEMEYLIVKSQYQYASHSLEYKQEDRYNQTVVYADQFNEKYPSSKYGAETKDLAKDSERGIRNAKRILAEALSNEKVAKKLANKDTLKTAPPSEKNQQQKIPY from the coding sequence ATGTTTAAAAAGCAACTTACGTTATTAGCCAGTGTTTTAGCTCTGTTAATTATTACATTGGGCAGTTGTAAAAGCAAATACGAAAAGTTAAAGGCAAGTAACGATTACGCCAAAAAATACCAGGAAGCTATTAAGTACTATAATCAGAAAGATTATAACAAGGCTTTGGGTTTATTTGAGGTACTGGTTGAGCGTTACCGCGGGCGCGCTGAAGCTGAAGACCTGTTTTATTATTATGCCTTTACCAATTATAAGCTGAAGGATTATACATCGGCAAGGTACCACTTTAAACAATTTGCAGATACTTACCCATCGAGCACCAGGGCTGAGGAATGCCGCTTTTTTTCGGCTTACTGCTATTACCTTGATTCGCCGATATACTCGCTTGATCAGGATAATACCTTAAAGGCTATTGAGGCATTGCAGTTATTTATTAACCTTTACCCTAAGAGCGATCGTGTTGCCGAGGCAAGTAAGTTGATACAAAACCTGCGCGACAAGCTGGAAACAAAAGCTTATGCCAACGCTAAGTTATATTTAACCATCGGCGATTATCAATCTGCAGTAATTGCGTTCAATAACGCCCTCCGCGATTATCCAGATACCAAGTACGGCGAAGAAATGGAGTACCTGATAGTTAAATCGCAATATCAGTACGCCAGCCACAGTTTAGAATACAAACAAGAAGACCGTTATAACCAGACGGTAGTTTATGCTGACCAGTTTAACGAAAAATATCCAAGCAGTAAATACGGTGCAGAAACCAAAGACCTTGCTAAAGACAGTGAACGCGGTATCCGGAATGCAAAACGTATATTGGCCGAAGCATTAAGTAACGAAAAGGTAGCCAAGAAATTAGCCAATAAAGACACGCTAAAAACAGCGCCGCCATCAGAAAAGAATCAGCAACAAAAAATTCCATATTAA
- a CDS encoding DNA-directed RNA polymerase subunit omega — protein MTANNTNKPAVASSTVTRDLRELDVNTNNIYESLVIMSKRANQISNNIKEELHQKLSEFASSNDNLEEVFENREQIEISKYYERLPKPSLVAVQEFLDDKVYYRNPSKEA, from the coding sequence ATGACAGCAAATAACACCAACAAACCAGCAGTAGCAAGCAGCACTGTAACCCGCGATTTACGCGAGCTGGATGTAAACACCAATAATATATATGAGTCGCTTGTAATTATGTCAAAAAGAGCGAACCAGATATCAAACAATATTAAAGAAGAGTTACACCAGAAACTTTCTGAGTTTGCATCATCAAACGATAACCTTGAAGAGGTTTTTGAAAACCGTGAGCAAATTGAAATCTCTAAATATTACGAAAGATTGCCAAAACCATCACTGGTAGCAGTTCAGGAGTTTTTAGACGACAAGGTTTACTACCGTAACCCTTCAAAAGAAGCGTAA
- the coaBC gene encoding bifunctional phosphopantothenoylcysteine decarboxylase/phosphopantothenate--cysteine ligase CoaBC: MFEGKNIILGVCGSIAAYKSALLVRLLIKAGANVQVVMTPDATNFITPLTLSTLSKKPVLVNYFKPDTGEWNNHVELGLWADMLVITPASANTLAKMANGLCDNLLSAVYLSAKCPVYFAPAMDLDMWLHPATRQNITRLQSFGNTLIAPGTGELASGLYGEGRLAEPDEIVDFLSFTLKKKLLLANQNIMVTAGPTYEAIDPVRFIGNHSSGKMGFAIADELATMGANVTLITGPSAEISKQQNIKRINVTSAAEMLEACADAFKTAKACIMSAAVADYTPVHVAAQKIKKQDGGFNIELKKTTDILKFLGEQKTTNQLLVGFALETNDEEQNAMNKLQHKNLDFIVLNSLNDAGAGFKKDTNKITIIDRDLQKTVFELKSKDAVARDICLKVAQLINR; this comes from the coding sequence ATGTTTGAGGGTAAAAACATCATTCTCGGAGTTTGCGGCAGTATAGCCGCCTATAAATCGGCATTGCTGGTTCGGCTGTTAATCAAGGCCGGCGCAAATGTACAGGTAGTAATGACCCCCGATGCCACCAATTTCATAACTCCGCTTACGCTATCAACTCTTTCAAAAAAACCGGTATTGGTTAATTATTTTAAACCCGACACTGGCGAATGGAACAACCACGTAGAACTTGGCCTTTGGGCAGATATGCTGGTGATAACCCCTGCAAGCGCCAACACGCTGGCCAAAATGGCAAACGGTCTTTGCGATAATTTACTGTCGGCCGTTTATCTGTCGGCCAAATGCCCGGTGTACTTTGCACCCGCTATGGACCTTGATATGTGGCTGCATCCTGCTACTCGTCAAAACATAACCCGGCTGCAATCGTTCGGCAATACCTTAATAGCGCCGGGCACAGGCGAACTGGCCAGCGGGCTTTATGGCGAGGGGCGCCTGGCCGAGCCGGATGAAATTGTCGATTTCCTATCATTTACCCTAAAAAAAAAACTCCTTTTAGCTAATCAAAACATTATGGTTACCGCGGGGCCTACTTATGAGGCCATTGATCCGGTACGCTTTATAGGCAATCATTCGTCGGGCAAAATGGGGTTTGCCATTGCCGATGAACTGGCCACCATGGGGGCCAATGTTACCCTGATCACAGGGCCATCCGCAGAAATAAGCAAACAGCAAAACATCAAACGAATAAACGTAACATCGGCCGCCGAAATGCTGGAGGCTTGTGCTGATGCTTTTAAAACGGCGAAAGCCTGTATCATGAGCGCAGCCGTGGCCGACTATACCCCCGTGCACGTTGCCGCGCAAAAGATTAAAAAACAGGACGGCGGCTTCAATATCGAACTCAAAAAAACTACCGATATTTTAAAGTTCCTGGGCGAGCAGAAAACCACCAACCAGCTGTTGGTTGGTTTTGCTTTGGAAACCAATGATGAGGAACAGAACGCAATGAATAAGCTACAGCATAAAAATCTTGATTTTATTGTGCTAAATTCGCTTAACGATGCCGGGGCCGGCTTTAAAAAGGATACCAATAAGATAACCATTATTGACCGCGACCTTCAAAAAACAGTATTCGAGCTTAAAAGCAAGGATGCTGTAGCGCGTGATATTTGCCTTAAAGTAGCCCAACTCATCAACAGATGA
- the porD gene encoding type IX secretion system protein PorD, whose amino-acid sequence MKKTVFYIILVLAGFRASAQDLNARVQVLSPKIQGSNKRIFQTLETAMKDFLNGRKWSADAILPQERIDCNFVLNVTNWDGSSNFSGELQVQSSRPVFNSTYSSTLLNINDKDVDFIYNEGQTIDYTDQNFQSNLSSIMAFYAYIIVGLDYDTFSQYGGSPYFANAQTVVNNAQTGSYRGWKAFDSNTNRYWLSENLNNKLYAPLRSFMYDYHRNGLDAMADNVAKGRKEITTILPGLQQIDRQRVGAMFPLVFYTAKSDELVLLYSKADPQERVQAMNILLQADPANGNKYQTLQK is encoded by the coding sequence ATGAAAAAAACAGTCTTTTATATCATTTTAGTACTCGCGGGTTTCAGGGCTTCGGCCCAGGATCTGAATGCCAGGGTACAGGTATTGTCGCCCAAGATACAGGGCAGCAACAAGCGAATTTTCCAGACGCTTGAAACCGCTATGAAAGATTTTTTAAACGGCCGCAAATGGAGCGCCGACGCCATACTGCCCCAGGAGAGGATCGATTGTAACTTTGTACTCAATGTCACCAACTGGGACGGCAGCAGCAACTTCAGCGGTGAACTGCAGGTACAATCATCAAGACCGGTTTTTAACTCAACCTATAGCTCAACCTTGCTTAATATTAACGATAAGGACGTTGACTTTATTTACAACGAAGGGCAAACTATTGACTATACCGACCAAAACTTTCAAAGTAACCTGAGCTCTATCATGGCCTTTTATGCCTATATTATTGTTGGCCTTGATTATGATACTTTTTCACAATACGGAGGCTCACCCTATTTTGCCAATGCCCAAACCGTGGTTAATAACGCACAAACCGGATCATACCGCGGCTGGAAGGCTTTTGACAGTAATACCAATAGATACTGGCTATCCGAAAACCTGAACAACAAGCTTTATGCCCCCCTGCGCAGTTTTATGTACGATTACCACCGGAACGGGCTGGATGCCATGGCCGACAATGTAGCCAAAGGCCGCAAGGAAATTACCACCATATTACCAGGACTGCAGCAGATAGACCGCCAGCGCGTGGGCGCCATGTTCCCGCTTGTATTTTACACTGCCAAAAGCGACGAACTGGTATTGTTGTACAGCAAGGCCGATCCGCAGGAACGGGTACAGGCCATGAACATATTACTGCAAGCCGATCCGGCCAATGGTAATAAGTATCAAACACTGCAAAAATAG
- a CDS encoding BlaI/MecI/CopY family transcriptional regulator, with translation MDIKPTESELEILQVIWNKGQCTVRDVHEELAKTKDAGYTTTLKLMQIMHDKGLVERDTTSKTHLYKALFTQEQAQSNALDKILSTVFKGSTSDLVIQALGQHRASKDEIDAIKDYLKQFDQHKK, from the coding sequence ATGGATATAAAACCAACAGAAAGCGAGCTGGAAATATTGCAGGTGATCTGGAATAAGGGGCAATGTACCGTACGTGATGTTCATGAAGAACTGGCCAAAACAAAGGATGCCGGTTATACCACTACCTTAAAACTGATGCAGATTATGCACGACAAAGGTTTGGTTGAACGCGACACCACCTCGAAAACTCATTTGTATAAAGCGTTATTTACCCAGGAACAGGCACAAAGCAACGCTTTAGATAAAATATTGTCTACTGTATTTAAGGGCTCAACATCTGATCTGGTAATACAGGCGCTGGGTCAGCACCGCGCATCAAAGGACGAAATTGACGCTATTAAAGATTATTTAAAACAGTTTGATCAGCATAAAAAATAA
- a CDS encoding M56 family metallopeptidase — MENLFYNISQVLGITIIHSLWQGLLVWFVLHLLFTCAPSMSSVKKHNLGMLAMLTISTWFIYTLIIQVQAHVWIDLSVVAAPGILPHFNFPVNTSVHTISADRFNYVIEGYLPYVSALYFAGLVFNLLRLGLNLQKLNLIKRSMIPADDIQVYVDDFCSKLHIGKYVSANFSRFTDVPCMIGFFKPIILLPITLTTYLSAEEIEAVLLHELSHIKRNDYLLNMAQQVINIMLFFNPFAQLINRIINQERENRCDDLVVQTTAQPLIYAQALLKLEQSRQVNLSLALAATGKKYHLLNRIERIMKTKKPIGNIRHLLVAIVIMAASISSIAWLNPTIKDGKLSIKKIAYAKIVPNLFADTTQKKVVKAKKTTVAKKTVKNKPFNYKHEDEAEGLNDAELQRLTNEVSKQAKVISKYYDSPEFKKQMEDMASKGKAMQDYANSPEMRELQVNQQKIAADFQEKWGDNGEIKEIGEQMHAIGEKMKEYFESPEFKKMNEELEKKYNIPHNRNYVDDSKDENYRKYQEELQSKIPANVKEETTQMKKLGEQMRSRYDSPEFREKSRQLRAMGDSLRKAYQGDQWVQQRTEMKKMSEQMRAYENSPELKKAKEQLNIASRNLQQYMKSPAFRKKMEAYRYQLKKDFDYKYDYKDDTDSKADTLQ, encoded by the coding sequence ATGGAAAATCTGTTCTATAACATAAGTCAGGTTTTGGGTATTACCATTATCCACTCGTTGTGGCAGGGATTATTGGTGTGGTTTGTATTGCACCTGTTATTTACCTGTGCGCCGTCAATGTCGTCGGTTAAAAAGCACAATTTGGGTATGTTAGCCATGCTAACTATCAGTACGTGGTTTATTTATACATTGATTATTCAGGTGCAGGCGCATGTATGGATTGATCTGTCGGTAGTTGCCGCTCCCGGTATATTGCCTCATTTTAATTTTCCTGTCAATACATCTGTCCACACCATATCGGCCGACCGCTTTAACTATGTTATTGAAGGGTACCTGCCCTATGTTTCGGCACTTTATTTTGCCGGCTTAGTGTTTAATCTATTAAGGCTGGGTCTAAACCTGCAAAAACTAAACCTCATTAAAAGGTCAATGATCCCGGCTGATGATATACAGGTTTATGTAGATGATTTTTGCAGCAAACTTCACATTGGCAAATATGTAAGCGCCAACTTCAGCCGCTTTACTGATGTACCCTGCATGATCGGCTTTTTTAAACCCATCATACTTTTGCCCATAACCTTAACTACTTATTTATCTGCAGAAGAAATAGAAGCCGTTTTACTGCACGAGCTATCACACATAAAACGTAATGATTATTTGCTCAACATGGCTCAGCAGGTAATAAACATCATGCTTTTCTTTAATCCCTTTGCCCAATTAATTAACCGCATCATAAACCAGGAACGCGAAAACCGGTGCGACGATCTGGTTGTACAAACCACCGCCCAACCGCTGATATACGCTCAGGCCCTTTTAAAATTAGAACAATCGCGGCAAGTAAATCTATCGCTGGCACTGGCAGCAACCGGAAAAAAATATCATTTATTAAACAGAATTGAACGCATCATGAAAACCAAAAAACCAATTGGCAATATTCGCCACCTGCTTGTGGCCATTGTCATAATGGCGGCCAGCATAAGCAGCATAGCATGGTTAAACCCTACCATAAAAGATGGTAAGCTATCTATTAAAAAAATCGCATACGCAAAAATTGTACCCAATCTTTTTGCCGATACCACCCAAAAAAAGGTTGTTAAAGCCAAAAAGACGACCGTTGCCAAAAAGACCGTTAAAAACAAACCCTTCAATTATAAACATGAGGATGAAGCAGAAGGCTTAAACGATGCCGAGTTACAAAGACTTACAAACGAAGTAAGCAAACAGGCCAAAGTTATTAGCAAATACTATGATAGCCCGGAGTTTAAAAAACAGATGGAGGATATGGCTTCAAAAGGTAAGGCTATGCAAGACTATGCCAATAGTCCTGAAATGAGAGAACTGCAGGTTAATCAGCAAAAAATAGCTGCCGATTTTCAGGAAAAATGGGGCGACAACGGCGAAATAAAGGAAATTGGTGAACAAATGCATGCCATTGGCGAAAAGATGAAGGAATATTTTGAAAGCCCCGAGTTTAAAAAAATGAACGAGGAGCTCGAAAAAAAATACAACATTCCGCATAATCGCAATTATGTAGATGACAGTAAAGACGAGAACTACCGCAAATACCAGGAGGAGCTGCAAAGTAAAATACCGGCCAACGTAAAGGAAGAAACAACGCAAATGAAAAAGTTGGGCGAGCAAATGCGCAGCCGCTATGACTCTCCCGAGTTTCGTGAAAAAAGCAGGCAATTACGCGCAATGGGCGATAGCCTGAGAAAAGCTTATCAAGGCGACCAATGGGTACAGCAACGTACCGAGATGAAAAAAATGAGTGAGCAAATGCGCGCTTACGAAAACAGCCCGGAACTTAAGAAAGCTAAAGAACAATTAAATATTGCCAGCAGAAATTTGCAACAGTACATGAAAAGCCCAGCCTTCAGGAAAAAGATGGAAGCATACCGCTACCAATTGAAAAAGGATTTTGATTATAAATATGATTACAAAGACGATACTGACAGTAAAGCAGATACCCTTCAATAG
- the recN gene encoding DNA repair protein RecN, with translation MLQKLTINNYALIDNLEIGFGKGLNILTGETGAGKSIILGALSLILGQRAESRYFFNQQKKCVIEGQFKIGDFHLKSFFEDNDLDYEAETVLRREISADGKSRAFVNDTPVNLTSLKQLGEKLIDIHSQHATLEINDPEFQLLVVDAVAKHPELLNEYQTKYKAHKKSTSKLEKLIEESEKAKADLDYFQFQFDELEKASLNADEQELLEKELYALNNAEEIKRNLFGAYYLMQESETAALAQLREAGQQLGTLEKFDTQIEELHQRLNSVIIELKDIAAEIETIEQRTQTNEARVEEVNTRLSMIYNLQKKHRVNTNTELLAIQDDLSDKIQKVLFSDEAIEKLQKQLTADRTELEKLAAQLTANRLKAIPAIEKQVLAALAEMGMANSALKIEQAPLSAKGGTEKADPGNPPSGGLGANGADQIRFLFSANKGHALAEMSKVASGGELSRLMLSIKSLIAQYTALPTIIFDEIDTGVSGEVANKVGQIMEQLAGNLQVITITHLPQIASKGQNHYFVYKDDSATTTYTRIKQLDEQERVLEIAKMLSGDKPGESALQNARELLGA, from the coding sequence ATGCTTCAAAAGCTAACCATTAATAACTACGCGTTAATTGACAATCTTGAGATAGGTTTTGGCAAAGGCTTAAACATTCTTACCGGTGAAACCGGAGCCGGTAAATCAATTATATTAGGTGCTTTGTCGCTCATTTTGGGGCAGCGGGCCGAGAGCAGGTATTTTTTTAATCAGCAAAAAAAATGCGTTATTGAAGGTCAGTTCAAAATCGGCGACTTTCATCTTAAATCCTTTTTTGAGGATAACGACCTGGATTACGAAGCTGAAACCGTACTTCGCCGCGAAATTTCTGCCGATGGTAAATCAAGGGCTTTTGTGAACGATACCCCGGTTAACTTAACCTCACTAAAACAACTGGGCGAAAAACTGATCGACATCCACTCGCAGCATGCCACGCTCGAAATTAACGACCCGGAATTTCAGTTACTGGTGGTTGATGCCGTTGCCAAACATCCGGAGCTATTAAACGAATACCAAACCAAATACAAAGCCCATAAAAAATCAACCTCAAAACTCGAGAAATTGATTGAGGAAAGCGAAAAGGCCAAGGCCGACCTGGATTATTTTCAGTTTCAGTTTGATGAACTGGAGAAAGCATCTCTGAATGCCGATGAACAGGAACTGCTTGAAAAAGAACTATACGCTTTAAACAACGCCGAAGAAATAAAACGCAACCTGTTTGGCGCTTACTATTTAATGCAGGAAAGCGAAACCGCGGCTTTAGCACAATTGCGCGAAGCCGGGCAACAGCTGGGCACACTCGAAAAATTCGATACCCAAATTGAAGAATTGCACCAGCGGTTAAACAGCGTCATCATCGAATTAAAAGATATAGCTGCCGAAATTGAGACTATAGAACAGCGCACTCAAACCAACGAGGCCCGGGTTGAAGAGGTTAACACCCGCCTGAGCATGATCTATAACCTGCAAAAAAAGCACCGGGTTAATACCAATACCGAATTGTTAGCTATACAGGATGATCTGTCGGACAAGATACAGAAAGTGTTGTTCAGTGATGAGGCTATTGAAAAACTACAAAAACAGTTAACTGCCGACAGAACCGAGCTGGAAAAACTGGCAGCGCAGTTAACTGCTAACCGCTTAAAAGCTATCCCGGCTATTGAGAAACAAGTATTGGCAGCGCTGGCCGAAATGGGGATGGCTAATTCAGCGTTGAAAATTGAACAAGCCCCGCTATCTGCCAAAGGTGGAACTGAAAAAGCAGATCCGGGCAATCCCCCTTCAGGGGGGCTGGGGGCAAACGGCGCGGATCAGATCCGTTTCCTGTTTTCGGCAAATAAAGGCCACGCCCTGGCCGAAATGAGCAAGGTTGCATCAGGCGGCGAGCTTTCCCGTTTAATGTTGAGCATTAAATCGCTCATTGCACAATATACCGCATTGCCTACTATTATTTTTGATGAGATTGATACGGGAGTATCGGGCGAGGTGGCCAATAAAGTTGGCCAGATCATGGAGCAACTGGCCGGCAACCTGCAGGTGATCACCATTACGCACCTGCCGCAAATTGCCAGCAAAGGGCAAAATCATTATTTTGTTTATAAGGATGATTCTGCGACTACTACCTACACCCGCATAAAACAACTGGATGAGCAGGAGCGTGTATTGGAGATTGCCAAGATGCTCAGCGGCGACAAACCCGGCGAAAGTGCGCTGCAAAACGCGAGGGAGTTGCTGGGGGCGTAA
- a CDS encoding enoyl-ACP reductase FabI has product MAYNLLKSKKGIIFGALNDQSIAWKVAQRAVQEGAEIVLSNAPIALRMGELNKLAEECNAPVVAADVTSNDDITNLFTKTQEHFGGGVDFILHSIGMSVNVRKSIHYTENNYDFSHKGLDISALSLHRILQTAMKMDAINEWGSVLALTYIAAQRVFPDYNDMADNKAYLESIARNFGYQYGVKKNVRINTVSQSPTRTTAGSGVKGFDGFINYAEKMSPLGNANADQCADYCVTLFSDLTRMVTMQNLFHDGGFSFTGVTQAVIEQMEK; this is encoded by the coding sequence ATGGCTTATAATTTATTAAAAAGTAAAAAGGGGATCATTTTTGGTGCCCTTAATGATCAATCCATAGCCTGGAAAGTAGCGCAGCGCGCTGTACAGGAAGGTGCCGAAATTGTACTGTCAAACGCTCCCATCGCCCTGCGCATGGGCGAACTCAATAAACTGGCCGAAGAATGCAACGCCCCTGTTGTAGCGGCAGATGTTACCAGCAATGATGATATTACCAACCTGTTTACCAAAACACAGGAACATTTTGGCGGAGGAGTCGATTTTATATTGCACTCTATAGGTATGAGCGTAAACGTGCGTAAAAGCATCCATTACACCGAAAATAATTATGATTTTTCCCATAAAGGGTTAGACATATCAGCCTTGAGTCTGCACCGTATATTGCAAACCGCCATGAAAATGGACGCTATAAACGAGTGGGGATCAGTACTGGCGCTAACCTACATAGCAGCTCAGCGCGTGTTTCCTGACTATAATGATATGGCCGATAACAAAGCTTACCTGGAAAGTATTGCACGCAACTTTGGTTATCAATATGGAGTAAAGAAAAACGTGCGTATTAATACGGTGTCACAATCGCCAACGCGCACTACGGCTGGTTCGGGTGTAAAGGGCTTTGACGGCTTTATCAATTACGCCGAAAAGATGAGTCCGCTGGGTAACGCTAATGCCGACCAGTGTGCCGATTATTGCGTAACCCTGTTCAGCGATCTGACCCGTATGGTTACCATGCAAAACCTTTTCCACGATGGCGGCTTCTCTTTCACGGGCGTAACCCAGGCGGTTATTGAACAAATGGAAAAATAA
- a CDS encoding IS1182 family transposase: MLVQQQKIHFSAFSGLYDLIVPKDNLLRKINDLVDFTFIYDELISKYSITNGRAAESPVRMFKYLLLKTVYTVSDVDVVERSQYDMSFKYFLDMSPEEEVIDPSSLTKFRKLRLKDNDLLNLLIGKTVTIAIEKGLIRSKSIIVDATHSLSRSNPYSALEVLRERSKLLRKAVYAIDEDMKAGMPEKNTADELEKELAYCSALEKYIEADQPLCQIPAVKEKLNLLKETVADTQEHYTLSKDKDAKTGHKSADSSFFGYKTHLAMTEERIITAAVVTSGEKGDGPELPKLLEISQNNGIEVERIIGDSAYSGKENLALMNGQDIKVVAKLNPTITQGFRKEEDKFDYNKDADMFVCPAGHLSIRKSRQGKKNVGTNQTDTYYFDVEKCKICPFREGCYKPGAKTKTYSVSIKSDLHQQQMAFQETTQYKESIKHRYKIEAKNSELKNVHGYDRAIAYGIENMQMQGALAIFTVNLKRIIKLIA, translated from the coding sequence ATGCTCGTTCAACAACAAAAGATCCATTTTAGCGCGTTTTCGGGCTTATATGACCTGATCGTTCCTAAAGACAATCTTCTTCGGAAGATCAATGACCTGGTAGATTTTACCTTTATCTATGATGAACTGATCAGCAAATACAGCATTACTAACGGCCGGGCAGCGGAAAGCCCTGTACGGATGTTCAAGTATCTGTTGTTGAAAACGGTTTATACGGTTTCAGACGTTGATGTGGTTGAGCGTTCGCAGTATGATATGTCTTTCAAATATTTCCTGGATATGTCGCCTGAAGAAGAAGTTATTGATCCCAGTTCATTAACAAAGTTCAGAAAGCTGCGGCTAAAGGATAATGATCTGTTAAACCTGCTCATTGGTAAAACGGTGACCATAGCTATTGAAAAAGGGCTCATCCGCTCAAAATCCATTATTGTTGATGCTACCCATTCCCTGTCGAGATCCAACCCGTATTCAGCATTGGAAGTATTGCGGGAACGTTCAAAGTTACTCCGCAAAGCTGTTTATGCGATAGATGAAGATATGAAGGCAGGCATGCCCGAAAAGAACACAGCCGACGAATTGGAAAAAGAACTGGCTTATTGCAGTGCATTGGAAAAGTATATTGAAGCCGATCAACCGTTATGCCAGATACCTGCGGTAAAAGAAAAACTGAATCTATTGAAAGAGACAGTAGCAGATACTCAGGAGCACTATACGCTATCCAAAGACAAGGATGCTAAAACAGGCCATAAATCTGCAGATAGTTCCTTCTTTGGTTATAAGACGCATTTGGCGATGACGGAGGAACGGATTATTACCGCTGCGGTGGTCACTTCGGGAGAAAAAGGCGATGGGCCGGAACTTCCCAAGCTTCTGGAGATCAGTCAGAACAACGGCATTGAAGTAGAAAGGATCATCGGCGATTCGGCTTATTCAGGAAAAGAGAACCTTGCGTTAATGAACGGACAGGATATTAAGGTGGTAGCCAAACTAAACCCAACCATTACCCAGGGGTTTAGAAAAGAAGAAGATAAGTTCGATTATAACAAAGACGCTGATATGTTCGTTTGCCCTGCAGGGCATTTGTCCATACGAAAATCAAGACAGGGAAAAAAGAACGTTGGAACAAATCAGACAGACACGTATTACTTTGATGTTGAAAAATGCAAAATCTGCCCATTTAGGGAGGGTTGCTACAAACCTGGGGCAAAAACCAAGACCTATTCTGTAAGCATAAAGTCAGACCTGCACCAACAACAGATGGCTTTTCAGGAAACGACACAATATAAGGAAAGCATCAAACACAGGTATAAGATCGAAGCCAAAAACAGTGAACTAAAAAACGTTCATGGTTATGACCGGGCGATAGCTTATGGTATCGAAAACATGCAGATGCAGGGCGCATTGGCCATCTTTACTGTCAATCTGAAAAGGATCATCAAACTGATCGCCTAA